In the Silene latifolia isolate original U9 population chromosome 1, ASM4854445v1, whole genome shotgun sequence genome, TTTGCAATTCATGGAAAAACCTATCTATCTATATCTAAACTATAAAAGAATAACCATTACACGTCATACTGGACACGTGTCAGCTCCTCATTAAATTTTTTCCCGCTCATTCCACACAACCCTAAAAACATTTTTTATCTACGACTAATATGCCGTCATCGCTCATGAACTCGCTTCCTtctacacaaaaccctaaaaacatgCTCCGTATTTTTTTTACTGAACATTCCTCCTAGCCCTAATTGAGATACGACGCTTAAGTTTTTTCCTTATTATTATCCTGCTATTACCGCTCCCTCTTCTCCCTTACACACCATTCAGTTGTTTCTATCCCTCTTCATATTCTATCTCCCCATCATCTGGATCGCTAATCTCTTATGCGGAGTAGATAATAGTTTATATATATTCTGCTACTAATTGTTAATTTGCTCATAATTTGCCTGATTGTTGTGAAATATAAGAAGGATAGTGAACGATGACTGCCATTAATCTTTTTTTTCCTACGGAGTATATGTGATTATATGGCTTGAGTTAGTCTAATCAATTTTATGACTTCTTCATCGCAGCGGCGCGGCGTAGCCCATCTTTCTCACTCTCCTCTCTGCCTATGGAATTAACATTTAGGAACTCTCCTTTGTCGGTAATCTACTCTAGCCTCCATGCCTATTCAATTAGTTTCATCTTTGATCGGAGTCCTTATCACGATTTTCATATGTGGCGGCTTTTTATGCTTAAGATGAATAtcatattgcactataactttgAATTAATGTCGTCTTTCTGTGTATAAATTTATGTATTATATTGGTATGAGTCATCTTTGAATTAATGTTCAATTCTTACACATGGTTATCCTCCATGAACTTACACATGTTTTTCTTTTGTACCTTACACATTTGATGTACATTTTTATTATTGtagttccatttttttttttgtctatcACACAGAAGCTAAGTATTTCATCTCAGTTTTTACATTCTCATGGCTGCTACTGAGATTACACTAGATTTGAAATAATTTGGTGGGAAGAGTAGATTTTTTTATAAACGAATAAGTAATTTAAAAAGTGTGCTGGCATATCTACTGTACGATTACACTAGAAAGGTCAAACGAAAATTATTCCTCGAGACTGTGTATGGTTTTTTAACGAGTATAATAaataatttgaagaaaaaaaattaatgatTCAGAGTTAACAAGATTGAAAGAAAAGTGGAACATTGAACCGTCTCAACCAATAACAGATAGTTCATGAAAAAAATGTTTACTCATTTTTAATAGGAAAAATGGCAAAATACTACCTATTAAAGTTCGAAATTTTTATTTTACTACATATTATGTTCAAAAGTGCAAACTACTACCTATTAAACTGCAAATAAACTCAGACTACTACCTAATTGACGGAAAACGCAACAAATTCGTCCAATCTCAGGTAAGATTGTATTTCtttcaatttttcttttctttacttATCCTTTATACCCATATTACCCTTCTCTAATTCACCCATATATCCATTATCAGCTTCTTTTCTTTACTCACCCTCCATTAacagcttcttcttcttcttcaattcATTTCTTCTCTCCTCCATTAAAGGTAAGTTTTATCTCTTAAACTTTACACTTATTTCCATTAATTAGTCTCCCTCTTCTCTGCCATTATTCTGCTCCTTTCTCAACAATTAATCGGGtactttttttttctgattttttctgGGTTTTGTTGGAGTAGATCTGGAATTTGATGTCTTCAAGAAACTCTCACTCACATGGCTCAAGTTCATTGACATGTCACTGTGGCAAGTCTGTTGCTTTGGTGAAGGCGTGGACTACACAAAATCCAGGGAGAAGGTTCCTGGCGTGTAAGGACTACGACCATTCAACTGGTAGACGAGGTTGTTCATACTTCAACTGGTACGACAATGGACAAACACCATGGCAAAGAGATGTTATCAATGACTTGCTGATGAACAATGTAAacatcaactttaattaatcacgGAATTTTAAGCTTTTAATCAATAACCCAGAAAAACCCCCAAAATGATTATGCAGTTACGGTTTTATGAACAATGTGAAGACGAAGAACAATGTGAAGACGAACAAGATAAACAAGACAAAAATAAAAGTAACTGACCTGAATGTATGATCAGAAGCTGCTATCCAGGATGATGAAGACGAAGAAGACGAAGAACAATGGTGATGGTTGTGGTTTACAGTAATTTGAAGAGTTAGGGTGAAATTAGAAAGTTAGGGGAGTGTGAGGTGGGTAATTGGGGGAGTGTGTTAAGTAAGGGTAGAGTTGTCATTTTACATGCTCCGGCAACTTATTCGTACCAAATTCGTACTTTCCGTCAAAAAAGTAGTATAATATATTTAGTTGTAGTGTTTTGGGTGGTATTTTGCAGAAATAGACTTATTAGGTAGTATTTTGAAAATTTCAGACTTTAATAGGTAGTAGTATGCAAATCGTCCTTTTTAATATAAATAACATCATATGTCAGGGTTCTAATATTTTCCTCTAACCAAGTTTCTAACCGTAATAAAGTGATCTGACATGTTTTATCTACTTTTAGAACCATCATTCAAATTTCGTATTAGCTTGACTCAAGGTCTAATCTTCAAGGCAATTACTCAACTAATAGTCTATGAGTTTCATATGAGCCTAATTTGCTTGCAATTGGTTATTCTCTTGAGTACAACTGTACAAGTAGATGATTACAGTTAAATTCTCCACTTTTCtgtatgttttattgtttttccaCCCATTTGGGCATTTGCAGTC is a window encoding:
- the LOC141590644 gene encoding uncharacterized protein LOC141590644, with the protein product MSSFCCKLLPIKLQINSDYYLIDGKRNKFVQSQLLFFTHPPLTASSSSSIHFFSPPLKIWNLMSSRNSHSHGSSSLTCHCGKSVALVKAWTTQNPGRRFLACKDYDHSTGRRGCSYFNWYDNGQTPWQRDVINDLLMNNLRFYEQCEDEEQCEDEQDKQDKNKSN